In Sphingobacterium sp. PCS056, the following proteins share a genomic window:
- a CDS encoding response regulator transcription factor, with protein MLILIAEDDELILRTIEHKLVKEGHTVILTRNGKEAIEKLQELDIDLVVTDIMMPFASGIEILSAIRSFGKKTPVIVLSSMGQEEVVIDAFDLGAADFMVKPFSPNELLLRIKRLKS; from the coding sequence ATGTTGATTTTAATTGCTGAAGATGACGAATTGATCTTGCGCACGATCGAACATAAACTGGTAAAAGAGGGCCATACTGTTATTTTGACACGAAATGGTAAGGAGGCAATCGAAAAATTACAAGAGCTGGATATTGATCTTGTGGTGACCGATATCATGATGCCTTTTGCCTCTGGAATAGAAATTCTTTCGGCGATCCGATCATTTGGCAAAAAAACTCCTGTCATCGTGCTTTCGAGCATGGGGCAGGAAGAAGTCGTGATCGATGCGTTTGATCTGGGAGCTGCGGATTTTATGGTCAAGCCTTTCAGTCCAAACGAGCTGCTTTTGCGTATCAAACGTTTAAAAAGTTAA
- a CDS encoding HEAT repeat domain-containing protein — translation MVHQITLNELVIAIIIVFMMVMVMIIAVLLYSLYQYRILHNRQIWTRIIENKIIESIVGGHQAIADDQSFNSNLRKYAFRDLFLGLLVTSERKFSGAARQEISFLFHQYHLEKEAWKNLKKKKNYLVVAGIQELSAMGVTRALSVFTSLLKHSDRLIYQEAQYAVLTFKGFEGLSFLNTLHSPLSDWQQLRLLHSITEIPDSHDLSPALWLESSNITVIVFTFRLIRKFQLLTFYNAVLKLLDHDHVHVRREAVRTLESLENDDTAHQLTTSFPQQPLPVQLEILKALKISKSMECLAFLKQQFLEHPDNAIKIAAAEVMVCLGQEQYLTDMALDSNTALRFKQIVNHALQKKIC, via the coding sequence ATGGTACACCAAATCACCTTAAATGAACTTGTTATCGCGATTATAATCGTCTTTATGATGGTTATGGTCATGATCATCGCGGTACTTTTATATAGTTTATATCAGTATCGGATATTGCACAATAGGCAGATTTGGACCCGTATCATTGAAAACAAGATTATCGAATCGATTGTTGGTGGTCATCAAGCGATAGCAGATGATCAATCTTTCAATAGCAATCTCCGAAAATATGCTTTTCGTGACCTTTTCTTAGGCTTATTGGTCACTTCTGAACGAAAATTTTCTGGTGCTGCCCGTCAGGAGATCAGCTTTCTCTTTCACCAGTATCACTTAGAAAAGGAGGCCTGGAAAAATCTTAAAAAGAAAAAAAACTACCTTGTGGTAGCGGGTATTCAAGAGCTTTCGGCGATGGGTGTAACACGTGCGCTCTCTGTATTTACATCATTGCTCAAACATTCGGATCGGCTTATCTATCAAGAAGCACAATATGCGGTCCTCACGTTTAAGGGATTTGAGGGCTTATCTTTTTTAAATACGCTGCATTCACCACTTTCTGACTGGCAGCAACTGCGTTTGCTACATTCGATAACGGAAATACCGGATTCACATGACCTGAGTCCCGCCTTATGGTTGGAGAGTAGCAATATCACAGTGATTGTTTTCACCTTTCGCTTGATACGGAAATTTCAGCTGCTCACTTTTTACAATGCAGTTTTGAAACTGTTAGATCATGATCATGTGCATGTTAGGAGGGAAGCCGTCAGAACACTGGAGTCATTGGAAAATGATGATACCGCCCATCAGTTGACAACATCATTCCCGCAGCAGCCGCTACCGGTACAGCTGGAGATATTAAAGGCATTGAAAATATCTAAAAGTATGGAGTGTCTGGCATTTCTGAAGCAGCAGTTTTTGGAACATCCGGATAATGCCATCAAAATCGCTGCTGCTGAAGTGATGGTCTGCCTGGGTCAAGAGCAGTACCTCACGGATATGGCTCTGGACAGTAACACGGCCTTGCGTTTTAAACAGATTGTCAACCATGCTTTGCAGAAAAAGATATGTTAG
- a CDS encoding sulfatase-like hydrolase/transferase — protein MLEFAHIVYEVVIWIFLVYSAAIFLIYSWIGLYAYGAVSRYKNDNTFTDYNLIATNANAPNFSVIAPAYNEGMTVVENVRSLLSLYYHNLEIIIVNDGSRDDSMDKLIAAYELESVPFFIQGNIETKAIKGIYKSKNSAFKKLIVVDKENGGKADALNVGVNISSGDYIVCIDVDCILEQDALLKLAKPFLEQTDKRVIACGGVIRLANNCKIENGKVVDINLPQSWLGRTQALEYIRAFVLGRMAWSRASGLILISGAFGAFDKQIVLACGGYDSQTVGEDIELVVRMRRYMEEEKLPYEVVNIPDPLCWTEVPESKEVLKKQRNRWMRGTMETLWKHRKLMFNPKYGKLGMLSIPYWFFFEFLGPLIEFFGYIVFIVFFFLGIINWTFFFALFALVISSGILYSIYAILVDLVSHQVYSKKQDLSKLITTAILEPFYFHPLIVCAAVRGSLDYFRKQHSWGDMKRQGFQQAAPDASFLKRVGMQLVIGLKNYGIIALVFLGLFLFSVGVEWWWYGRQFAQLNHHPGIVQLVLDNLALAFEVLAVGGLIYLILQFVSIPLARLQAHLLLTLVVVMQYVLFLYFAESRNLLGADLFYYNTADLMQILQASGMLSITNVALLILLVVGTYITFWLASRKPLKTIYVSITVFILGLAASGLPLDYFKRFSAGGDEFVQNSVRSKWRYFLKSNVTNYLDEHPGMLAFGAQDDAVGSNESFPFLHDEDTKDMLGPYFEKAAAAPNLVIIIVEGLGHSYSSPAGYIGNFTPFIDDLKKSSLYWDNNLSSSGRTFSVLSTLTGSLPFASHGFLEQDTLPKHFSLFNILQANDFNTGFFYGGDAHFDFMQKYMDSNQIDTLIDQKAFRAPYKKLPEKGGESWGYEDQAVFNKLLEVQQVQSKPYFHVLLTLSTHNPFLINNAAYYEQLFDQRMATQTLTADQRKWALENRTQLVSVLNLDDAMSQFFKAYQRRADYGNTIFVITGDHAMPEIPLESKIDRYHVPLIIYSPLLKAGHTFHNKVSHFDVTPSLLAYYRENYGVHTPKQVTWIGKGLEIGTSAKSNGAAMMQSKNQLIDFVYGDYHLSDGQLYQLDAHMNEEPIVDESSRELLSKRFNTFKNNNKRFYTSKQLFPDSIYTNYFKQAISKP, from the coding sequence ATGTTAGAATTTGCTCATATTGTCTATGAAGTCGTCATCTGGATATTTTTGGTGTATTCAGCGGCTATATTTTTGATTTATAGCTGGATAGGATTGTATGCTTATGGAGCAGTATCCCGATATAAAAACGATAATACGTTTACCGACTATAATTTGATTGCCACCAATGCCAATGCGCCTAATTTTAGCGTGATCGCACCCGCCTACAATGAAGGCATGACCGTGGTTGAAAATGTACGTTCGCTCCTGTCTCTATATTACCACAATCTGGAAATTATCATCGTCAATGATGGGAGCCGGGACGACTCGATGGACAAGCTCATCGCGGCATATGAGCTTGAATCGGTTCCTTTTTTTATACAGGGAAATATCGAAACCAAGGCCATAAAAGGCATCTACAAAAGTAAAAATTCGGCTTTTAAAAAGCTGATCGTGGTAGATAAGGAAAATGGCGGTAAGGCCGATGCGCTCAATGTTGGGGTCAATATATCATCTGGGGATTATATCGTCTGTATCGATGTCGATTGTATCTTAGAACAGGACGCATTATTGAAGCTGGCAAAGCCATTTTTGGAACAAACCGATAAACGTGTCATCGCTTGTGGAGGTGTGATTCGTCTGGCCAATAATTGCAAAATCGAAAATGGCAAAGTCGTCGATATCAATTTACCGCAGTCATGGCTTGGACGTACCCAAGCGCTAGAATATATCAGAGCCTTTGTTTTGGGCAGAATGGCCTGGTCCAGGGCGTCAGGTCTTATCTTGATCTCAGGAGCATTTGGAGCCTTTGATAAACAGATCGTGCTTGCTTGCGGTGGATATGATAGCCAGACCGTTGGTGAAGACATCGAGCTCGTCGTGCGCATGCGCCGATATATGGAAGAAGAAAAACTTCCTTATGAAGTTGTCAATATTCCCGATCCGCTCTGTTGGACAGAGGTGCCGGAGTCCAAAGAGGTCTTGAAAAAACAGCGCAATCGCTGGATGCGAGGTACGATGGAGACCTTATGGAAGCACCGCAAACTCATGTTTAATCCCAAATATGGAAAACTCGGGATGCTCAGTATTCCCTATTGGTTTTTCTTTGAGTTTCTAGGTCCTCTGATCGAATTTTTTGGCTATATCGTCTTTATTGTTTTCTTTTTTTTGGGCATCATTAATTGGACTTTTTTCTTTGCCCTATTTGCCCTGGTTATTTCCTCTGGTATCTTGTACTCGATATATGCGATATTAGTTGACTTGGTCAGTCACCAAGTTTACAGCAAGAAACAGGATCTTTCGAAATTAATTACAACGGCTATTTTAGAGCCATTTTACTTTCATCCCCTCATTGTCTGTGCCGCTGTGCGCGGTTCATTGGATTATTTTCGAAAGCAGCATAGTTGGGGAGATATGAAGCGCCAGGGTTTTCAACAGGCAGCACCTGATGCATCTTTTCTAAAGCGCGTAGGTATGCAGCTCGTGATAGGATTGAAAAATTATGGAATCATTGCACTTGTATTTTTAGGGCTGTTCCTGTTTTCGGTCGGTGTCGAATGGTGGTGGTATGGTAGACAGTTTGCACAATTAAATCATCATCCAGGTATCGTCCAACTTGTATTGGACAACCTGGCTTTGGCTTTTGAGGTATTGGCTGTGGGTGGTCTGATCTATCTGATCCTGCAGTTTGTCAGTATCCCCTTGGCTAGGTTGCAAGCGCATCTACTCCTGACATTGGTCGTCGTGATGCAATATGTCTTGTTTCTTTACTTTGCAGAATCTCGCAATTTGCTTGGAGCTGATCTATTTTATTACAATACCGCCGATCTGATGCAGATCTTACAAGCGAGCGGTATGTTGAGCATCACCAATGTCGCCTTACTGATTTTATTGGTAGTAGGTACCTATATTACTTTTTGGCTAGCGTCAAGAAAACCGCTGAAGACGATTTATGTCAGTATCACTGTATTTATACTGGGGCTGGCGGCAAGTGGTTTACCGCTCGATTATTTTAAGCGTTTTTCAGCAGGTGGAGATGAGTTTGTCCAAAATTCGGTGCGAAGTAAATGGCGTTATTTTTTAAAGTCAAATGTGACCAACTATCTCGATGAGCATCCGGGCATGCTGGCTTTTGGTGCCCAAGATGATGCTGTAGGAAGCAATGAAAGTTTTCCTTTTCTCCATGATGAGGATACCAAAGATATGTTGGGTCCTTATTTTGAAAAAGCAGCAGCAGCACCCAATCTCGTCATCATCATCGTCGAGGGGTTGGGGCATTCTTACAGTTCTCCGGCTGGATATATTGGAAATTTTACGCCTTTTATTGATGATCTGAAAAAGAGTTCGTTGTATTGGGATAATAATCTAAGCTCTTCAGGACGGACTTTTTCGGTCCTTTCGACCTTAACGGGCTCATTGCCCTTTGCTTCTCATGGCTTCTTAGAACAAGATACCTTGCCCAAGCATTTCAGTCTATTTAATATCTTACAGGCCAATGATTTTAACACCGGTTTTTTCTATGGTGGCGATGCTCATTTTGATTTCATGCAAAAATACATGGACAGTAATCAGATCGATACCTTAATTGATCAAAAAGCATTTCGTGCCCCTTACAAAAAACTTCCGGAGAAAGGGGGTGAAAGCTGGGGATATGAAGATCAGGCCGTCTTTAATAAATTGTTGGAAGTACAGCAGGTGCAGTCAAAACCCTATTTTCATGTCCTGTTGACCTTATCAACGCACAATCCATTTTTGATCAATAATGCTGCTTACTATGAACAGCTTTTTGATCAGCGAATGGCGACACAAACACTCACGGCAGATCAACGAAAGTGGGCATTGGAAAATCGAACCCAATTGGTTTCTGTTTTAAATCTGGATGATGCCATGAGTCAATTTTTTAAAGCTTATCAGCGAAGAGCTGATTACGGCAATACCATCTTTGTGATTACGGGTGACCATGCCATGCCCGAGATTCCATTGGAGAGCAAGATCGATCGTTATCATGTTCCCCTGATCATTTATTCACCTTTGCTAAAAGCGGGCCATACCTTTCATAATAAGGTGAGTCACTTTGATGTCACACCATCACTGCTAGCCTACTACAGAGAAAACTATGGAGTTCATACTCCTAAGCAGGTCACGTGGATAGGAAAGGGTTTAGAGATCGGCACCTCTGCTAAAAGTAACGGTGCTGCGATGATGCAGAGCAAAAATCAATTGATAGACTTTGTCTATGGCGACTACCATCTGTCAGATGGACAGTTGTATCAATTGGATGCGCATATGAATGAGGAACCTATTGTGGATGAGTCTTCAAGAGAACTGCTTTCTAAGCGCTTTAATACTTTTAAAAATAACAATAAAAGATTTTATACCAGCAAACAATTGTTTCCCGATAGTATTTATACGAATTATTTCAAACAAGCGATATCAAAACCTTAA
- a CDS encoding YaiO family outer membrane beta-barrel protein, with amino-acid sequence MNKLVYMLFGLLMGPLSSFCQEKTLTADELFVKARTVAFDQKNYAEAIKISKQALQQAPDYTDIRIFLGRLYTWSDQTDSARSVFEQLHRSHVQDEDFYLAYASFVYWNDQPAQAIELIDQGLSFHPTSQDLLLLKAKVAYSNNAYASAEQSVNQLLQLNPKHAEARALAKNIQEYTAKNAIGLNYNFVHFDKQFDHDWHIVALSYKRATPLGSVIFRTNYANKFAENGVQFEVEAYPRLSKMFYLYVAGGYSNNVGIFPKYRTGVSLYANLPHSFEGEIGYRQLYFTDNIWMYTASIGKYYQNFWFNLKTYLTPSHQNISQSYAGTVRYYTKGANDYLGFIIGTGLSPEENRNNLLEISNYKLKTFKVGAEYNFSINRTNLFSISSTYYNQEFRLGEKGNQIDVTLGYIKTF; translated from the coding sequence ATGAATAAACTTGTTTACATGTTATTTGGCTTACTGATGGGACCATTATCAAGCTTTTGTCAGGAAAAAACACTAACCGCAGATGAACTTTTTGTAAAAGCTCGTACCGTTGCCTTTGATCAAAAAAATTATGCCGAGGCCATAAAAATCAGTAAGCAGGCATTACAGCAGGCTCCAGATTATACCGATATACGGATTTTTTTAGGACGGCTTTACACCTGGTCTGATCAAACCGATTCAGCTCGGTCTGTATTTGAACAGCTCCATAGATCCCATGTTCAAGATGAAGATTTCTACTTGGCGTATGCATCGTTTGTCTATTGGAATGATCAACCTGCACAAGCTATTGAACTGATCGACCAAGGTCTTTCCTTTCATCCGACTTCACAGGACCTGCTTCTGTTAAAGGCAAAAGTAGCCTACAGCAACAATGCCTATGCAAGTGCCGAACAATCAGTAAACCAGTTGTTACAATTAAATCCTAAGCATGCTGAGGCAAGAGCACTGGCCAAAAATATACAAGAGTACACCGCTAAGAATGCCATAGGCCTCAATTATAATTTTGTCCACTTTGACAAACAGTTTGATCATGACTGGCACATCGTAGCGCTGAGTTATAAAAGAGCAACGCCGTTGGGTTCTGTTATTTTCAGAACTAACTATGCCAATAAATTTGCTGAAAATGGGGTTCAGTTTGAAGTAGAAGCGTATCCCAGATTGTCCAAGATGTTTTACCTCTATGTGGCAGGTGGATATTCAAATAACGTAGGCATATTTCCAAAATATAGAACTGGCGTATCTTTATACGCCAACCTACCCCATAGTTTTGAAGGCGAGATTGGGTACAGACAGCTTTACTTTACAGACAATATCTGGATGTATACAGCATCTATAGGCAAATACTATCAAAACTTTTGGTTCAATTTAAAGACCTATTTGACTCCTAGTCACCAGAATATCTCGCAATCCTATGCAGGTACAGTACGTTACTATACCAAAGGGGCAAATGACTATTTGGGATTTATTATCGGCACGGGTCTAAGCCCTGAAGAAAACAGAAATAATCTTTTGGAAATTTCTAATTACAAATTGAAAACGTTTAAAGTCGGTGCCGAATATAACTTCTCCATCAATCGGACCAATCTCTTTTCCATTTCTTCAACCTACTACAATCAAGAATTTAGATTAGGTGAGAAAGGCAATCAAATCGACGTCACATTGGGCTATATCAAAACCTTTTAA
- a CDS encoding glycoside hydrolase family 127 protein codes for MKLKSILSYLTCMVICTAELSAQTKPVLSYFDLKDVRLLPGPFKHAEDLDLTYLLTLDADRLLAPFLREAGLPQKKESYTNWENTGLDGHIGGHYISALAHMYASTGDLQIKRRLDYMLSTLKQCQDANGNGYIGGVPGGQVIWEEIRQGNIQAGGFNLNGKWVPLYNIHKTYAGLRDAYLLTGNKEAKDMLIKMTDWAIRLVQQLSDKQIQDMLRSEHGGLNETFADVAAITQNPAYLTLARKFSHQEILTPLIQHQDQLTGKHANTQIPKVLGFKRIADIAQDETWEDAARYFWELVVSKRSISIGGNSVSEHFNPTDDFSKMVHSIEGPETCNTYNMLRLTKMLHQTDPQGKYLDYYERSLYNHILSSQHPEHGGFVYFTQIRPGHYRVYSQPHTSMWCCVGSGIENHAKYGEMIYAHQDDQLYVNLFIPSRLNWREQGVEVVQENNYPEQASTRLIIHPKQKTSTFTLHIRKPIWLKEAPTVRINGQVYQITEQDQDMLSIKRKWKKGDRVDIELPMAIRTEQLPDRSNYYSLLYGPIVLGARVATEILPDLRADDSRMGHVAKGRQIPSSDLPILTTDPSEIPNLVKPIAAKPLHFSLAGLRLGKEHISMELEPFYKIHDSRYIIYWPQATEKELAELQEKMERDELESLKLDALTLDKVVCGEQQPESDHFIQQQNSVAGVFDDTRWREAEGWFSYMMKKERNQTADIYIKYVDEQAARATEIWVNDTQTGTLSTEAGTPGIKTVRFTLAQKLLTASELKIKVAGSGSAKSHKILEIRLVSRP; via the coding sequence ATGAAGCTGAAGAGCATCCTTTCCTATCTCACCTGTATGGTCATCTGTACTGCTGAATTATCAGCACAGACAAAACCGGTATTGTCCTATTTTGATCTCAAAGATGTACGTCTGCTCCCTGGACCTTTCAAGCATGCTGAAGATCTGGATTTAACTTATCTATTGACACTTGATGCAGATCGTCTACTGGCTCCTTTCCTTAGAGAAGCTGGTCTACCACAAAAGAAAGAATCCTATACCAATTGGGAAAATACAGGACTGGACGGTCATATCGGTGGACACTATATTTCTGCCTTGGCTCATATGTATGCGTCTACAGGTGATTTACAGATCAAAAGAAGATTGGATTACATGTTGTCTACCCTCAAACAATGTCAAGATGCAAATGGAAATGGATACATTGGTGGAGTACCTGGAGGTCAGGTGATCTGGGAAGAAATTAGGCAGGGAAATATTCAAGCCGGCGGTTTCAACTTAAACGGCAAATGGGTGCCCTTATACAATATTCATAAGACTTATGCAGGCTTACGTGATGCTTACTTGTTAACCGGCAATAAAGAGGCTAAAGATATGCTGATCAAAATGACAGACTGGGCGATTAGGCTTGTCCAGCAGTTGTCGGATAAGCAGATTCAGGATATGTTGCGGAGTGAACATGGCGGACTGAACGAAACATTTGCCGATGTGGCTGCCATCACGCAAAATCCAGCTTATCTGACACTAGCCCGCAAGTTCAGCCATCAGGAGATCTTGACCCCGTTGATCCAACATCAAGATCAATTGACCGGCAAGCATGCCAACACCCAAATTCCAAAAGTGCTGGGGTTTAAAAGGATCGCAGATATAGCACAGGATGAAACTTGGGAAGATGCTGCGCGCTACTTTTGGGAACTTGTTGTATCCAAACGTTCGATCTCCATCGGTGGTAACAGTGTCAGTGAACATTTTAACCCGACGGATGATTTTTCCAAAATGGTCCACAGCATTGAAGGACCCGAAACCTGCAATACCTACAATATGCTCCGGTTGACAAAAATGCTTCACCAAACAGATCCGCAAGGCAAATACCTCGATTATTACGAGCGAAGCTTATATAATCATATCTTATCCAGCCAACATCCAGAGCATGGAGGTTTTGTTTACTTTACACAAATTCGTCCAGGACATTACAGGGTATATTCGCAGCCGCATACCAGCATGTGGTGCTGTGTGGGATCGGGCATAGAAAACCATGCTAAATATGGTGAAATGATCTATGCACACCAAGATGATCAGCTCTATGTCAATCTCTTTATCCCCTCCCGATTAAACTGGCGTGAGCAAGGAGTCGAAGTGGTACAGGAAAATAATTATCCAGAACAAGCCAGTACACGCCTTATTATCCATCCTAAACAAAAAACATCGACTTTTACATTGCACATACGGAAACCGATCTGGTTAAAGGAGGCTCCAACAGTACGGATCAATGGTCAGGTGTATCAGATCACAGAACAGGATCAAGATATGCTATCGATCAAACGTAAATGGAAAAAAGGTGATCGCGTAGATATTGAGCTTCCTATGGCTATCCGTACCGAACAGCTGCCGGATCGGAGCAATTATTATAGCCTGCTCTATGGTCCTATTGTATTGGGCGCACGTGTAGCTACGGAAATATTACCCGATTTACGTGCTGACGACAGCCGAATGGGCCATGTCGCCAAAGGCAGGCAGATACCGTCTTCCGATTTACCGATCTTAACAACTGATCCATCCGAGATCCCGAACCTGGTTAAACCTATTGCTGCAAAGCCTTTGCACTTTTCATTAGCAGGACTGCGATTAGGAAAAGAGCACATCAGCATGGAACTTGAACCCTTTTACAAAATACACGATAGCCGCTATATCATTTATTGGCCACAGGCAACCGAAAAAGAACTGGCCGAATTACAGGAAAAAATGGAACGTGACGAGCTGGAAAGTTTAAAATTAGATGCTTTGACCCTAGATAAGGTCGTCTGTGGAGAGCAACAACCTGAGTCCGATCATTTTATTCAACAACAAAACAGTGTTGCGGGCGTATTTGACGATACCCGTTGGCGTGAAGCGGAGGGCTGGTTTAGTTACATGATGAAAAAAGAGCGTAACCAGACAGCTGATATCTATATCAAATATGTGGATGAACAAGCAGCACGAGCAACGGAGATATGGGTCAACGATACGCAAACAGGCACATTGTCAACAGAAGCTGGCACACCAGGTATTAAGACGGTGCGATTTACACTGGCACAGAAGCTATTAACAGCCAGCGAATTAAAGATTAAGGTGGCTGGATCAGGCTCAGCTAAGAGCCATAAAATACTCGAAATCAGATTAGTGAGCAGGCCTTAA
- a CDS encoding NUDIX hydrolase yields MMDFYKNEPSLLLAVDCIIFGFNGESLEILLIKRGFEPERNKWSLMGGFVQPDENPQQAASRILKKLTGLEDVYMEDCGIFGDPNREKYGRVVSIAHFALIDTHQYKHIISEEFEARWFPLKELPQLIFDHEQMIEKAKRELRAKAALYPILFELLPEKFTIPQIVSLYEGVYDTELDTRNFSRKLLSSELIIKLKEKDKENSKKGAFYFRLNKDIYKEKIMSFLSYLPSWSIND; encoded by the coding sequence ATGATGGATTTTTACAAAAACGAACCAAGCTTATTATTAGCTGTGGACTGTATTATTTTTGGATTTAATGGAGAATCTTTAGAAATTCTGCTGATAAAACGAGGATTTGAGCCCGAACGAAATAAATGGAGCTTAATGGGCGGATTTGTTCAACCCGATGAAAATCCCCAGCAGGCTGCTTCACGCATATTAAAAAAGCTCACAGGGTTAGAAGATGTCTATATGGAAGACTGTGGTATCTTTGGAGATCCTAACCGTGAAAAATATGGACGCGTAGTGAGTATCGCACATTTTGCGCTGATCGATACCCACCAATATAAACATATCATCAGTGAGGAATTTGAAGCACGTTGGTTTCCGCTCAAAGAACTGCCGCAACTGATTTTTGACCACGAGCAGATGATTGAAAAAGCTAAACGGGAACTTCGTGCCAAGGCAGCTCTTTACCCTATTCTATTTGAACTCTTGCCCGAGAAATTTACGATTCCGCAGATTGTATCCCTTTACGAAGGCGTATATGATACCGAGCTCGATACCCGAAATTTTAGCCGTAAATTGCTTTCCTCAGAACTGATCATTAAGCTCAAGGAAAAAGATAAAGAAAACTCTAAAAAAGGAGCTTTCTACTTCCGCTTGAACAAAGATATCTACAAAGAAAAAATCATGTCTTTTTTAAGCTATTTGCCAAGTTGGTCTATTAACGATTAA
- a CDS encoding ribulokinase — MSKAYVIGLDYGSDSVRSVLVDAANGEELSSAVFYYPRWNSGKFCDPMTNQFRQHPLDYIEGLESTIKSCLEKVGNPDIAKAVKAISVDSTGSTPVAVDERGVPLALSERFADNPNAMFVLWKDHTAVKEAQEINDHAKKYDPDYLKYVGGIYSSEWFWAKLLHVLRKDQEVRDALYTWVEHCDYIPFLLTGGTHAQDIKRSVCAAGHKSLWAADFGGLPPNQFFAELDPVLDGLVDRLFSNTYTSAQSAGTLSEEWANRLGLSTDVVVGVGAFDCHMGAVGGQIEPYYLSKVMGTSTCDMLVAPPDEVGDTLVRGICGQVDGSIIPGMIGMEAGQSAFGDAYAWFKQVLSWPVTNLIGQCEDISPEDKAKIANLIDTQLIPELSKKAAELPVTESSELAIDWFNGRRTPDADQTLKGALSGLHLGTDAVRIFRSIVEATCFGAKSIADRFVEQGIPVKGLIGLGGVAKKSAYIMQTMADVMNMPIRIHKSEQTCALGAAMFAATAAGLYPKVEDAMEAMGQGFEKTYEPRAEMVAIYAKRYEQYKQLGAFIEQN, encoded by the coding sequence ATGAGCAAAGCATATGTGATCGGCTTAGATTATGGAAGTGATTCCGTTCGATCGGTTTTAGTAGATGCAGCGAATGGCGAGGAGCTATCTAGTGCAGTGTTCTACTATCCGCGATGGAACAGTGGCAAATTTTGTGATCCGATGACTAACCAATTTAGACAGCACCCCTTAGACTATATCGAGGGTTTGGAATCTACCATTAAATCCTGCCTTGAAAAAGTGGGTAATCCTGATATTGCCAAAGCTGTGAAAGCGATTTCTGTTGATTCAACAGGATCTACACCAGTAGCTGTGGATGAACGCGGGGTACCGCTTGCTTTATCCGAACGCTTTGCTGACAATCCAAACGCGATGTTTGTGCTTTGGAAAGACCATACGGCAGTGAAGGAAGCTCAGGAGATCAATGATCATGCAAAAAAATACGATCCCGATTATTTAAAATATGTGGGCGGAATCTATTCTTCAGAATGGTTTTGGGCAAAATTGCTTCATGTACTGCGTAAAGATCAGGAGGTGCGCGATGCCCTCTATACTTGGGTCGAGCACTGTGATTATATCCCATTTTTACTAACGGGCGGTACGCATGCGCAAGATATTAAGCGTAGTGTCTGTGCTGCAGGACATAAGTCTTTGTGGGCAGCTGATTTTGGAGGTCTTCCGCCGAATCAATTTTTTGCTGAATTGGATCCGGTATTAGACGGCCTTGTGGATCGTTTATTTAGCAATACTTATACTTCTGCACAATCTGCTGGCACGCTCTCTGAAGAATGGGCAAACCGATTGGGGCTGTCTACTGATGTCGTGGTGGGTGTAGGTGCTTTCGACTGCCATATGGGAGCCGTAGGTGGACAGATCGAACCTTATTACTTAAGTAAAGTGATGGGAACTTCGACTTGTGATATGCTGGTGGCACCTCCTGATGAAGTGGGCGATACCTTGGTAAGAGGAATCTGTGGGCAGGTCGATGGGTCGATTATCCCAGGTATGATCGGTATGGAAGCGGGTCAATCTGCTTTTGGAGATGCTTATGCTTGGTTCAAGCAGGTGTTATCATGGCCTGTCACAAATCTGATCGGACAGTGTGAAGATATCTCTCCCGAAGATAAAGCGAAGATTGCAAACCTGATCGACACACAGTTGATCCCAGAATTAAGTAAGAAAGCAGCAGAACTGCCTGTGACCGAGTCTTCGGAATTGGCGATTGACTGGTTCAATGGACGTCGTACACCTGATGCCGATCAAACATTAAAGGGTGCTTTGTCTGGTCTTCATCTCGGAACTGATGCTGTGCGAATCTTTCGTTCTATTGTCGAAGCAACTTGCTTTGGAGCTAAAAGCATAGCCGATCGGTTTGTCGAGCAGGGTATTCCGGTAAAAGGATTGATCGGTCTTGGTGGCGTCGCTAAAAAATCTGCTTACATCATGCAGACAATGGCCGATGTGATGAATATGCCGATCCGCATCCATAAATCCGAACAGACCTGTGCTCTTGGAGCTGCCATGTTTGCGGCTACGGCGGCGGGTCTATATCCTAAGGTGGAAGATGCGATGGAAGCGATGGGACAGGGCTTCGAGAAAACGTACGAACCTCGTGCCGAAATGGTTGCCATCTATGCCAAACGATACGAACAGTATAAGCAACTGGGTGCATTTATCGAGCAAAACTAA